The following coding sequences are from one Formosa haliotis window:
- the galK gene encoding galactokinase: MKKPLLEVIYTDFKIRFKQEPLLVFSPGRINIIGEHTDYNDGYVFPAAIDKGIAAAIQKSETDNCIAYAYDLNEAYEFSLNNIKPLENGGWRNYVIGVVAEIQKKSITVPPFNIVFGGNIPEGAGLSSSAALENSIVYSLNELFNLGLSKSEMILISQKAEHNFAGVRCGIMDQYASMFGQKDHALLLDCRTQKATPFHIDFKDYQLLLINTNVKHDLSEAAYNDRRHVCETVSSLLKIPALRDATASDLLKIKTQLSEEDYQKALYVIEENDRALKAVEAMKANQLDQLGALLFGSHDGLQHQYHVSCPELDFLVDFAKTDTHIIGARMMGGGFGGCTINIVLKSALAEVQDTIAKNYKNKFNKDCSFYNVNLSQGTHVVTL, from the coding sequence ATGAAAAAACCACTATTAGAAGTAATATACACGGACTTTAAAATACGTTTTAAGCAAGAGCCTTTACTCGTATTTTCGCCTGGACGCATAAATATTATAGGAGAACATACAGATTATAATGATGGTTACGTGTTTCCTGCGGCTATAGACAAAGGTATTGCAGCGGCTATTCAAAAATCTGAAACCGACAATTGTATCGCTTATGCTTACGATTTAAATGAAGCTTACGAATTTAGTTTAAACAATATTAAACCTTTAGAAAACGGAGGTTGGAGAAATTATGTCATTGGTGTTGTAGCCGAGATTCAGAAGAAAAGCATTACCGTACCGCCATTTAATATTGTTTTTGGTGGTAATATTCCCGAAGGTGCTGGTTTATCTTCTTCGGCTGCTCTAGAAAATAGTATTGTTTATAGTTTAAATGAACTTTTTAATCTGGGTTTATCTAAATCTGAAATGATCTTAATTTCGCAAAAAGCCGAGCATAATTTTGCTGGTGTACGCTGCGGAATCATGGATCAATACGCAAGTATGTTTGGACAAAAAGACCATGCCTTGCTTTTAGATTGCCGAACACAAAAAGCCACACCATTTCATATCGATTTTAAAGACTATCAATTACTTTTAATAAATACCAATGTAAAACACGATTTATCTGAAGCGGCATATAACGATAGACGTCATGTTTGCGAGACGGTGAGCAGCTTACTAAAAATTCCTGCATTAAGAGACGCTACTGCTAGCGACTTGCTTAAAATAAAAACACAACTTTCTGAAGAAGATTACCAAAAAGCCCTTTATGTTATCGAAGAAAACGATCGTGCCCTAAAAGCTGTAGAAGCTATGAAAGCAAATCAGCTTGATCAATTGGGAGCGTTATTGTTTGGCTCTCATGATGGTTTACAACACCAATATCATGTTAGTTGCCCAGAATTAGATTTCTTAGTAGATTTTGCTAAAACAGATACACATATCATTGGAGCACGAATGATGGGAGGCGGTTTTGGAGGCTGTACCATTAATATAGTATTAAAATCTGCATTAGCCGAAGTTCAAGACACTATTGCAAAAAATTATAAGAATAAATTCAATAAGGACTGCTCGTTTTACAACGTGAATCTATCTCAAGGTACCCACGTAGTTACGCTTTAA
- a CDS encoding UDP-glucose--hexose-1-phosphate uridylyltransferase, with amino-acid sequence MTNNIQDYSHKRLNILTGEWVLVSPHRAKRPWQGQNEEVANDTRPSHDESCYLCSGNTRANGEKNPDYKDVFVFTNDFAALQKDSETFSVNDGLFKAQSEQGVCKVICFSPDHSKSLANMSVPDINKVVKTWQNEFKTLGAMDLINYVQIFENKGAIMGCSNPHPHGQVWSQSTLPNEVFKKDNQQKAYFESKKSSLLGDYLNQELNAKERIIYENDAFVVLVPFWAIWPFETMIVPKKAQENILEMTDKDTELFADAISVITKTYDKLFNISFPYSSGIHQAPTNNQDNSHWHWHMSFYPPLLRSATVKKFMVGYEMFGSPQRDITAEWAANKLKSLL; translated from the coding sequence ATGACAAATAATATTCAAGATTACTCGCATAAACGATTAAATATTTTAACTGGAGAGTGGGTTTTAGTCTCTCCACATCGTGCTAAACGTCCTTGGCAAGGTCAAAACGAAGAGGTCGCAAACGATACACGCCCATCACACGACGAAAGTTGCTACTTATGTTCGGGTAACACACGTGCAAATGGTGAAAAAAATCCAGATTATAAAGACGTATTTGTATTTACAAACGACTTTGCTGCCCTTCAAAAAGATTCGGAAACATTTAGCGTAAACGACGGTTTATTTAAAGCACAGAGCGAACAAGGCGTTTGTAAAGTTATTTGTTTTAGTCCAGATCACTCTAAAAGTTTAGCAAACATGTCTGTGCCAGATATTAATAAAGTAGTGAAAACATGGCAAAATGAATTTAAGACCTTAGGCGCTATGGACCTTATAAACTATGTTCAGATTTTTGAAAATAAAGGAGCCATAATGGGATGTAGCAATCCGCATCCTCATGGACAGGTTTGGAGTCAGTCTACGCTACCTAATGAGGTTTTCAAAAAAGACAATCAACAAAAAGCATATTTCGAGAGTAAGAAATCATCTTTATTAGGAGATTATTTAAATCAAGAATTAAACGCTAAAGAACGCATTATTTACGAAAATGATGCCTTTGTTGTACTGGTTCCTTTTTGGGCTATTTGGCCGTTCGAGACTATGATTGTGCCTAAAAAAGCTCAAGAAAACATTTTAGAAATGACCGATAAAGACACTGAATTATTTGCAGACGCTATTTCGGTAATTACTAAAACCTACGACAAGTTATTTAATATATCGTTCCCTTACTCAAGCGGTATTCATCAAGCGCCTACTAATAACCAGGACAATTCGCACTGGCATTGGCATATGAGTTTTTATCCGCCATTGTTACGCAGTGCTACCGTTAAAAAATTTATGGTAGGATACGAAATGTTTGGTTCCCCACAACGCGATATTACTGCAGAATGGGCTGCAAACAAATTAAAATCTCTACTATAA
- a CDS encoding 6-phosphofructokinase, with protein sequence MKKSIAIICGGGPAPGINTVISTVAKTFMKDGYKVIGVHHGYQGLLSDKPEVKVFDFHHADRIFSRGGSTLIMSRFKPKDSDFKSDFFKDNNVKLLVTIGGDDTASTANRLTKFLQSQELDVAHVHVPKTIDNDLPLPDRNPTFGFHTAKDEGVRIGNTVYEDARTSENWFVVSAMGRSAGHLAFGIASACHFQMMIIPEMFNKTKITFDKLINMIVSSIVKCKIKGVEYGVAMVSEGVFHFMDESEIINSGINFTYDDHGHPELGNVSKSHIFNYLLQLKLKEIGLKVKTRPVELGYELRCCNPIAFDLTLCSLLGIGVKKLYDQGFSGCIVSANSNGDITPLFLKDFEDESGKIPPRLVDINSDMAQLFINNLFYIQEKDYEKAKKYLPNPEAYDFKKILNWN encoded by the coding sequence ATGAAAAAATCAATTGCAATTATTTGTGGTGGCGGTCCTGCACCAGGTATTAATACAGTAATTAGTACAGTAGCTAAAACATTTATGAAAGATGGCTACAAGGTAATAGGCGTACATCACGGATATCAAGGATTGCTTTCAGACAAACCGGAAGTTAAAGTATTTGACTTTCATCATGCCGATCGTATTTTTAGTCGTGGAGGTTCTACTTTAATAATGAGTAGATTTAAACCAAAAGACAGTGATTTTAAATCAGATTTTTTCAAAGATAATAATGTAAAATTATTGGTAACTATTGGCGGAGACGATACAGCATCGACCGCCAATAGATTAACCAAATTTCTTCAATCGCAGGAGCTAGATGTAGCTCATGTACACGTTCCTAAAACTATAGATAACGATTTACCTTTACCAGATAGAAATCCAACTTTTGGCTTTCATACAGCTAAAGACGAAGGTGTTAGAATTGGTAATACAGTGTATGAAGATGCCCGTACTAGCGAAAATTGGTTCGTGGTATCTGCAATGGGACGATCTGCAGGTCATTTAGCATTCGGAATTGCTTCAGCATGTCATTTTCAAATGATGATTATTCCTGAAATGTTTAACAAAACTAAAATTACATTCGATAAGCTTATCAATATGATAGTGTCTTCTATCGTTAAATGTAAAATTAAAGGTGTTGAGTATGGAGTAGCTATGGTAAGTGAAGGCGTTTTTCATTTTATGGATGAATCGGAAATAATAAATTCCGGAATTAATTTCACTTACGACGATCATGGTCATCCTGAATTAGGAAATGTAAGTAAATCTCATATTTTTAATTATTTACTACAATTAAAATTAAAAGAGATTGGATTAAAAGTAAAAACAAGACCTGTAGAATTAGGTTACGAATTAAGATGTTGTAACCCTATAGCATTCGATTTAACACTTTGTTCTTTATTAGGAATCGGGGTTAAAAAATTATACGATCAAGGATTTTCGGGTTGTATAGTTAGTGCAAATTCTAATGGTGATATTACGCCTTTATTTTTAAAGGATTTTGAAGATGAAAGCGGAAAAATTCCACCAAGATTAGTCGATATCAATTCAGATATGGCGCAGCTTTTTATTAATAATTTGTTCTATATTCAGGAGAAAGATTACGAAAAAGCAAAAAAATATTTACCAAATCCAGAAGCATACGATTTCAAAAAGATCTTAAACTGGAATTAA
- a CDS encoding DUF1328 domain-containing protein, translating into MLRWTIIFIIVAVIAGVLGFGGIAGASAGIAKILFYIFIVLFVLSLLKGLLSK; encoded by the coding sequence ATGTTACGTTGGACCATTATTTTTATTATAGTTGCAGTTATTGCGGGAGTTTTAGGCTTTGGTGGTATTGCAGGGGCTTCGGCCGGAATTGCAAAAATATTGTTTTACATCTTTATTGTACTTTTTGTGCTGTCCCTTTTAAAAGGATTGCTTAGTAAGTAA
- a CDS encoding PspC domain-containing protein, with protein MNKTVNINLAGIFFHIDEDAYQKLQRYLEAIKRSFTDSQGRSEIIADIEARIAELFNERVKHDKQVIGTKEVDEVISIMGQPEDYLVDDEIFEDEPSYHSQPKSTKKLFRDTSNSYIGGVASGLAHYLGIDAIWVRLIWVLLTLGSGGTFIFIYILFWILVPEALTTAEKLTMTGEPVNISNIEKKIKKGFEGVSDTVKNVDYEKYGSKVKSTSKSFFDTIGDIIMFFLKLFAKFIGVLLVIFGAMAIFALLVSVLSLGSSSFFHPWWMDYPDAVNTTGLPIWLGSLLVFFTVGIPCFFILYLGLKILINNLKSIGKPAKFTLLGIWLISLIGLITIGIKQASDHALDSVVTQKDALIYNTKDTLRISMVKNSKFNRNIRRSSDFQIVYNDNDQKVIFSRDVTLHIRSTQDSVAMIQIEKESKGKNYLEAKDRAEKIVYNYTLKNNQLLLDSYLLTDYENKYREQKVDIILYLPEGSYVDLNRNLRSYLPAYNSADNIITYKHSNHIMKILNDDASCINCTEDENDEDFDDDNFIDLNINDTNGSVKINKNGVKIKSDDVNIEIDANGVKANGEDVNVDINENGINIISE; from the coding sequence ATGAATAAAACAGTCAACATAAATTTAGCAGGTATATTTTTTCATATTGATGAAGATGCTTACCAAAAATTGCAACGCTATCTTGAGGCTATTAAACGTTCATTCACCGACTCTCAAGGCCGCTCTGAAATTATAGCCGATATTGAAGCTCGTATTGCCGAACTTTTTAACGAACGTGTTAAACACGACAAGCAAGTTATTGGAACAAAAGAAGTAGACGAAGTCATTTCTATTATGGGGCAACCTGAAGATTACTTGGTAGACGACGAGATTTTTGAAGACGAACCTAGTTACCACTCGCAACCAAAATCGACCAAAAAACTATTTAGAGACACCAGCAACTCTTATATTGGAGGTGTTGCTTCTGGACTAGCACATTATTTGGGTATAGATGCCATTTGGGTAAGACTAATTTGGGTGTTGTTAACTCTTGGTTCGGGCGGAACGTTTATATTTATTTATATCTTGTTTTGGATTCTGGTTCCAGAAGCGCTAACAACTGCCGAAAAACTAACCATGACCGGTGAGCCTGTTAATATTAGTAACATTGAAAAAAAAATTAAAAAAGGATTTGAAGGCGTTTCAGATACTGTAAAAAATGTGGATTACGAAAAATATGGCAGTAAGGTAAAGTCTACTTCAAAATCATTTTTCGATACTATTGGAGACATAATAATGTTTTTCTTAAAATTATTTGCCAAATTTATTGGTGTGCTTTTAGTAATATTTGGTGCCATGGCAATATTCGCTTTATTGGTTAGTGTACTATCCTTAGGAAGCTCATCGTTCTTTCATCCGTGGTGGATGGATTATCCAGATGCTGTTAACACCACAGGACTCCCAATTTGGCTAGGCTCTTTATTAGTATTTTTTACTGTAGGCATACCTTGTTTTTTCATCCTGTATCTAGGTCTTAAAATTCTAATTAACAATTTAAAATCTATTGGAAAACCTGCAAAATTCACCTTACTTGGTATCTGGTTAATTTCGCTAATTGGCTTAATAACTATAGGAATTAAACAAGCATCAGACCATGCCTTAGACTCTGTAGTCACTCAAAAAGATGCTCTTATATACAATACCAAAGACACGTTGCGAATTAGTATGGTGAAAAACAGTAAATTCAATAGAAATATACGTCGAAGTTCAGATTTTCAAATTGTGTATAATGATAACGACCAAAAAGTTATTTTTTCTAGAGACGTTACACTTCACATCCGATCTACTCAGGATAGTGTGGCAATGATTCAAATTGAAAAAGAATCTAAAGGGAAAAACTACTTGGAAGCTAAAGATCGTGCAGAAAAAATTGTGTACAACTATACACTTAAAAATAATCAGCTTTTATTAGACAGTTATTTATTAACCGATTATGAAAATAAATATAGAGAACAAAAAGTAGATATTATACTTTACCTACCGGAAGGATCTTATGTTGATTTAAACAGAAATTTACGATCGTATTTACCAGCATATAACTCGGCAGATAATATAATTACCTACAAACACTCGAACCACATCATGAAAATTTTAAATGATGATGCTTCCTGCATTAATTGTACTGAAGATGAAAACGATGAAGATTTTGACGATGATAACTTTATCGATTTAAATATAAATGATACTAATGGTTCTGTAAAAATTAATAAAAACGGCGTTAAAATTAAAAGTGACGACGTGAATATAGAAATAGACGCGAATGGTGTAAAAGCCAATGGAGAAGATGTAAATGTAGATATTAATGAAAACGGTATTAACATTATATCAGAATAA
- a CDS encoding NUDIX hydrolase, with protein MVKQQIDYYASHDKMYVASDCIVFGFDEGELKLLIFKRRVEPDKGSWSLVGSFVELEEDDNTAAKRVLKDITGLDQVFLEQLKTYTKVDRDSGARCISIAQYALIRIDDHDKELVEKHGAYWCNLNAVPQLTLDHNVMVEDALEVLKRKAKYQPIGFELLPEKFTIPQLQQLYEAIYQRDFDPGNFRKKVLSLKVLEKLDEKDKSNSKRGAFLFKFNPKNYKKLLNSGYHFEI; from the coding sequence ATGGTTAAACAACAGATAGATTATTACGCTTCCCACGATAAAATGTATGTGGCTTCAGATTGTATTGTTTTCGGATTTGATGAAGGCGAATTAAAATTACTTATATTTAAAAGACGGGTAGAACCCGATAAAGGAAGCTGGTCGCTAGTAGGTAGTTTTGTAGAGCTAGAGGAAGACGATAATACTGCCGCAAAACGGGTTCTAAAAGATATAACGGGCTTAGACCAGGTGTTTTTAGAACAACTTAAAACCTATACAAAGGTAGATAGAGACAGTGGTGCGCGATGTATTTCTATAGCACAGTATGCTTTAATTAGAATAGACGATCATGACAAGGAATTAGTAGAGAAACACGGGGCGTACTGGTGTAATTTAAATGCCGTACCACAATTAACTTTAGATCATAATGTTATGGTAGAAGATGCTTTAGAAGTTTTAAAACGTAAAGCAAAATATCAGCCCATTGGTTTTGAATTGCTTCCAGAGAAGTTTACCATACCGCAATTACAACAGTTATATGAAGCTATTTATCAGCGTGATTTTGATCCGGGAAACTTCAGAAAAAAAGTGTTATCCTTAAAAGTCTTAGAAAAATTAGACGAAAAGGACAAATCGAACTCTAAGCGTGGCGCGTTTTTATTTAAATTCAATCCTAAAAATTATAAAAAACTATTAAATTCAGGATATCATTTTGAGATTTAG
- a CDS encoding YtxH domain-containing protein → MSKSGNAVLGLLAGTAIGALFGILYAPDEGSKTRKRLADEALAARDRMNDSANDLKDKVSSSAHDLKDKVNSAMAAKKGTLDEQLDEIVTDVTHKADDVINSLEKKLNDLKAKNKKFQKS, encoded by the coding sequence ATGAGTAAAAGTGGAAACGCTGTATTAGGGCTTTTAGCAGGAACAGCAATAGGTGCATTATTTGGAATTCTTTATGCTCCAGACGAAGGAAGTAAAACAAGAAAACGTTTAGCTGATGAGGCATTAGCTGCTCGTGATAGAATGAATGATAGTGCGAATGACTTAAAAGATAAAGTAAGCAGTAGTGCGCATGATTTAAAAGATAAAGTAAACAGCGCGATGGCTGCTAAAAAAGGAACTTTAGATGAGCAATTAGATGAAATTGTTACTGATGTTACGCATAAAGCAGACGACGTGATAAATAGTCTTGAGAAAAAATTAAATGATCTTAAAGCTAAAAACAAGAAATTTCAAAAATCATAA
- a CDS encoding sugar kinase: MSKVVTFGEIMLRLAPQGFLRFSQANNFDVVYGGGESNVAVSLANYGISCDFVTRLPKNDIGECAMMEMRKRGVGVDKIVWGGDRLGIYFLETGAVSRGSKVVYDRAYSSMSTIQSGMIDWDSVFEGVEWFHWTGITPAISQSSADVCLEAVKAASAKGITISTDLNYRAKLWQFCDAAKREEIMTELTSYCDVVLGNEEDAEMHFGIKPEGITVQTQGHDVKAEAFLSVCKQMMEKFPKAKKVITTLRGSISASHNTWAGVLYDGTKMFETRQYQITDIVDRVGGGDSFMGGLIYGLLTYPDNDQNALDFAVAASCLKHTIKGDANLVTVDEVNKLMGGDASGRVAR, translated from the coding sequence ATGAGTAAAGTAGTAACGTTTGGAGAAATCATGTTAAGATTAGCTCCACAGGGATTTTTAAGATTTTCTCAAGCTAACAATTTTGATGTTGTTTATGGTGGTGGTGAATCTAACGTAGCAGTATCATTAGCTAATTATGGTATTTCTTGTGATTTTGTAACACGTTTACCAAAGAATGATATTGGAGAATGTGCCATGATGGAAATGCGCAAAAGAGGCGTTGGTGTTGATAAAATTGTTTGGGGTGGAGATCGTTTAGGAATCTATTTCTTAGAAACAGGGGCAGTATCTAGAGGTAGTAAAGTGGTTTACGATAGAGCATACTCTTCAATGTCTACAATTCAATCAGGAATGATTGATTGGGATTCTGTTTTCGAAGGTGTTGAGTGGTTCCACTGGACAGGTATTACGCCAGCGATTTCTCAAAGTTCTGCAGACGTTTGTTTAGAAGCTGTTAAAGCTGCTAGTGCAAAAGGAATTACTATTTCTACAGATTTAAATTATAGAGCTAAATTATGGCAATTCTGTGATGCAGCGAAAAGAGAAGAAATCATGACTGAATTAACATCTTACTGTGATGTTGTTTTAGGAAACGAAGAAGATGCTGAAATGCACTTTGGTATTAAGCCAGAAGGTATTACTGTACAAACTCAAGGTCATGATGTAAAAGCTGAAGCGTTCTTATCTGTTTGTAAGCAAATGATGGAAAAATTCCCTAAAGCTAAAAAAGTTATTACTACATTAAGAGGTTCTATTTCTGCATCTCATAACACTTGGGCTGGAGTTTTATACGATGGTACTAAAATGTTCGAAACTCGTCAATACCAAATTACAGATATCGTAGATAGAGTAGGTGGTGGAGATTCTTTCATGGGAGGTTTAATCTACGGTTTATTAACGTACCCAGATAACGATCAAAATGCATTAGATTTCGCTGTTGCAGCTTCTTGTTTAAAACACACTATTAAAGGAGATGCTAATTTAGTAACAGTAGACGAAGTAAACAAACTTATGGGCGGAGACGCTTCAGGTCGTGTTGCTAGATAA
- a CDS encoding Gfo/Idh/MocA family protein yields MDNIVWGIIGCGDVAEVKSGPAFYKLAQSELKSVMRRNLSKAQDFAKRHNVPYAFDDAKAILNDPEINAVYIATPPSSHLSYTLSAIEAGKHVYLEKPMALNALEAKQIVEALKDTKSKLTVAHYRRHLPAFLKVKDLLVKHEIGRVLYADIQILQARKSNLIANADEFWRLNPTISGGGYFHDLAPHQLDLMLQYFGSYTDAFGCSKREENEFAASLVNGIIRFKNGVQCRGIWSFNMPESESKDECVIYGTAGKIVFSFFGEVVRCYKNGVETVYRFKIQNIYKNL; encoded by the coding sequence ATGGATAACATTGTTTGGGGAATTATCGGCTGTGGTGATGTTGCAGAAGTTAAAAGCGGACCAGCTTTTTATAAGTTAGCACAATCAGAATTAAAATCGGTAATGCGCCGTAATTTGTCAAAGGCACAAGATTTTGCCAAACGTCATAACGTGCCCTATGCTTTCGATGATGCCAAGGCTATTTTAAATGATCCCGAAATAAATGCTGTATATATAGCAACTCCGCCTTCGTCTCATTTAAGCTATACGCTTTCTGCCATAGAAGCCGGAAAGCATGTGTATTTAGAAAAACCAATGGCTTTAAATGCTTTAGAAGCGAAACAGATAGTAGAAGCTTTAAAAGACACGAAATCAAAATTAACTGTAGCCCATTACAGAAGACATTTACCTGCTTTTTTAAAAGTGAAAGACTTACTTGTAAAACATGAAATAGGACGAGTATTGTATGCCGATATTCAAATTTTACAAGCGAGGAAGTCTAATTTAATAGCGAATGCTGATGAATTTTGGAGACTTAATCCTACAATTTCTGGAGGTGGATATTTTCATGATTTAGCGCCACATCAACTCGATTTAATGTTGCAGTATTTTGGATCCTATACCGATGCTTTTGGGTGTTCTAAAAGGGAAGAAAACGAGTTTGCTGCCTCTCTAGTTAATGGAATAATCCGGTTTAAAAATGGCGTGCAATGTCGCGGAATTTGGTCTTTTAATATGCCAGAATCTGAATCTAAAGATGAGTGTGTAATTTATGGTACAGCAGGTAAAATAGTCTTTTCGTTTTTTGGTGAAGTTGTAAGGTGTTATAAAAATGGTGTGGAAACAGTGTATCGTTTTAAAATCCAGAACATATACAAGAACCTATGA
- a CDS encoding DUF6327 family protein: protein MKKDYNSFDEIEYELKRLDLERQIAWEEMKALKIDVQEDLKPLNWVHTAINYTGKIGSLMFMKKLFK from the coding sequence ATGAAAAAAGATTACAATTCATTTGATGAAATTGAATACGAATTAAAACGTTTAGATCTAGAACGTCAGATTGCTTGGGAAGAAATGAAAGCCCTAAAAATTGATGTTCAAGAAGATTTGAAACCTTTAAATTGGGTGCATACCGCTATTAATTATACTGGGAAGATTGGGTCTTTAATGTTTATGAAAAAATTATTTAAATAA
- a CDS encoding bifunctional 4-hydroxy-2-oxoglutarate aldolase/2-dehydro-3-deoxy-phosphogluconate aldolase, which produces MAQFSRLEVAQAMKDTGMIPLFFHSDIELSKKVLKACYDGGARLMEFTARGDFAHEVFGELTKYAVKELPGMIMGVGSVTDGAAASLYMALGANFIVTPVLREDIAIACNRKKVLWSPGCGTLTEITRAEELGCEIVKLFPGDIYGPQFVKGIKGPQPWTSVMPTGGVSPTEENLKGWFDAGVTCVGMGSQLISKDIIANKDYAKLEQDVKNAMAIVKKVRK; this is translated from the coding sequence ATGGCACAATTTTCAAGATTAGAAGTTGCTCAGGCAATGAAAGACACAGGAATGATTCCTTTATTTTTTCATAGCGATATTGAGTTAAGTAAAAAAGTATTAAAAGCTTGTTACGATGGTGGAGCAAGATTAATGGAATTCACTGCACGTGGTGATTTCGCTCACGAAGTTTTTGGTGAGTTAACTAAATATGCCGTTAAAGAATTACCAGGTATGATTATGGGTGTAGGGTCTGTTACAGACGGAGCTGCAGCATCTTTATATATGGCTTTAGGAGCTAATTTTATTGTAACTCCAGTGTTAAGAGAAGATATTGCAATTGCTTGTAACCGTAAAAAAGTATTATGGTCTCCAGGATGTGGTACCTTAACAGAAATTACTAGAGCAGAAGAATTAGGATGCGAAATCGTAAAATTATTCCCTGGTGATATTTACGGACCTCAATTTGTAAAAGGAATTAAAGGCCCACAACCTTGGACAAGCGTTATGCCTACAGGTGGTGTTTCTCCAACAGAAGAAAACTTAAAAGGATGGTTTGATGCTGGTGTTACTTGTGTTGGTATGGGATCTCAATTAATTTCTAAAGACATAATCGCAAATAAAGATTATGCAAAGTTAGAGCAGGATGTAAAAAATGCTATGGCTATTGTAAAGAAAGTTAGAAAATAA
- the trxB gene encoding thioredoxin-disulfide reductase yields MSETIEKVKCLIVGSGPAGYTAAIYAARANMFPVLYQGMQPGGQLTTTNEVENFPGYPDGITGPEMMIQLQEQAKRFGSDIRDGWVTKVDFSGDVHKVWVNETHEIHAETVIISTGASAKYLGIPSEQKYLQLGGGVSACAVCDGFFYRNQEVVIVGAGDSACEEAHYLSKLCKKVTMLVRRDEFRASKIMANRVKKTENIEILFNTETEEVLGDGQVVTGVLVKNNETNELKEIPATGFFVAIGHKPNTDIFKDYLELDETGYIINQPGSAKTNVEGVFVSGDAADHVYRQAITAAGTGCMAALDAERYLASKEVEVEA; encoded by the coding sequence ATGTCTGAAACAATCGAGAAAGTAAAGTGCCTTATAGTGGGGTCTGGTCCTGCAGGATATACTGCTGCTATTTATGCTGCCAGAGCGAATATGTTTCCTGTGTTATATCAAGGAATGCAACCTGGTGGACAGTTAACGACCACTAACGAAGTAGAGAATTTTCCGGGGTATCCAGATGGAATTACAGGTCCAGAAATGATGATTCAATTGCAAGAACAAGCTAAGCGTTTTGGTTCTGATATTCGTGATGGATGGGTAACTAAAGTCGATTTTTCTGGAGATGTTCATAAAGTTTGGGTTAATGAAACACATGAAATTCATGCAGAAACTGTAATTATTTCTACTGGAGCTTCAGCAAAATATTTAGGAATACCATCAGAACAAAAATACCTACAATTAGGAGGTGGTGTTTCGGCTTGTGCTGTTTGCGACGGATTCTTCTATAGAAACCAAGAAGTAGTAATTGTTGGAGCAGGAGATTCTGCTTGCGAAGAAGCGCATTATCTTTCTAAGCTGTGTAAAAAAGTGACTATGTTAGTAAGACGTGACGAGTTTAGAGCGTCTAAAATCATGGCAAATCGCGTTAAAAAGACAGAAAACATAGAGATTTTGTTCAATACAGAAACCGAAGAAGTTTTAGGAGACGGACAAGTGGTTACTGGAGTTTTAGTAAAAAACAACGAAACAAACGAGTTAAAAGAAATCCCAGCAACAGGATTTTTTGTAGCTATTGGTCACAAACCAAATACAGATATTTTTAAAGATTATTTAGAGCTAGATGAAACGGGTTACATTATTAATCAGCCTGGTTCAGCTAAAACAAATGTAGAAGGAGTGTTTGTTTCTGGTGATGCGGCAGACCATGTTTACAGACAAGCAATTACGGCTGCAGGTACGGGTTGTATGGCTGCGTTAGATGCCGAGCGTTATTTAGCATCGAAAGAGGTTGAAGTAGAAGCTTAA